In the genome of Maridesulfovibrio zosterae DSM 11974, the window AGTAATTCCAGCCTTAGAAATGCCGTACCATATATCAGGATGCCCTATTTCACCGGCGATTGACCCCATACTAACAATTCTCCCCCCACCGTTGTTAGCCATTTGCTCAGCCAAGCGAACGCTAAGTCGCACAGACGTAATCAAATTTACGTTTAGTATGTGAAGAATCTCATCCTGATTGTAATCACTTGCCGTCTTGGCATTCATAATACCAGCGTTATTAATTAGAATATTTACAGGGCCGATCTTATCAGCAATCTGAATCGTCTGTTCGTAATCTGAAACATCTGCAGCCCATGAAAAAAGGCCCTCCGGCGGGGTGCTAATTCCAGATCTTGACAAGACATGAACCTCGTACCCAAGTGCTATAAGTCTTTTTGATATTTCAAGACCGATTCCTCTGTTACCACCGGTAATAATTGCTTTCATTTTCTATTTTTCCATAAAGAGTAAAAAGAAGGTTTATTTCATAAGTTAAGTCACAGGCTGAAAGATAAAAACATAGCTGTGAGATATGCAAAAAATCAAGAAGATGAAAGACTCTATAGATATAAGTCACAAAGGTAAAACAACCTTTCCAATTGACAAACTTATAGGCAACAACATACGAATTTATATAAGGTTAGACGTCTCAACTTATTAACACAAGTGCAGACCTTGAAATCAGAGCCTTGCCTTATGGCAATAACTTACACCTAAACAGGAGAAGGATATGCCTAAATTTGTTATTGAACGGGAAATACCTAATGCCGGAGACCTGACTCCTCAGGATCTACAGGGAATTTCACAAAAATCATGTGGAGTTTTAAAAGATCTCGGCCCACAGATTCAGTGGGTGCAGAGCTATGTTACTGACAATAAAATTTATTGCATCTACATTGCGCCAGACGAAGCTACTGTACGTGAGCATGCAGAAAAAGGTGGATTCCCTGCCAACAGCGTGGCCGAAATACGCTCTACAATAGACCCTACCACTGCCGAATAAGACACATAGATATAATACAAATAAAAAAGGTTAGTTATTAATAACTAACCTTTTTTATTTGTATTATTTAAATCTTATTTAAGTCGGCGTGTATAATCTTTAATAGTAAGTTCAATCGTTGGAATACCGTTAAACTTATCAATTTTAGGAGAAAAGGCGAAACGCATAGTAGCACCAATTAGTTCTGAACCAAGCTGCTCTGCCATCCGCCATGCTTTAGCAGGCATTTTTCTAGTCTTCTCAGTATCAGCAATAGTCAATTTCACATGATCCTTTCCAATGGGCCGACGCTCCATGACTTCTACTGGTGGGGTAGTAAAAATAGGCTCAGGATTACCCATCCCGAACGGCTGCATCAGCTCCAGCTCTTTAAGTAGCACATAATCAATATTTTCAAGCGGAAGTTCTTTATCCACTTTAATCGTCGATTTAAGAGGCTCAGTCCCCACTGCATCAATCACAGACTGATCAAATCTTTCTCTGAAATCTTTAAAATGAGATGCATTAAAAGACATTCCGGCAGCAAGCTTATGACCACCAAAATTAAGGAAAAGTTCCGACATTCCAGTCAGAGCCTCATGAATATGAAATTCCTTGATAGATCGTGCAGAACCTTTGATGATTCCTTCATCCTCACAAAGCATGACTGTAGGACGATAAAACTTTTCTACCACTCTGGAAGCAACAATACCTATGATTCCTGGATGCCAGCCCGGAGAAAATAACACCAGCCCGGCTCTATTATGTTTTTTGATCTGCTCTTCTGCCTGAGCAAGAGCTTCTGCAAGAATCCTGTCTTCCTCTGCTCTGCGCTCAGAATTGAGGGTATCAAGGACTTTAGCGATAGGACGTGCGGTTTCCATATCCTCACACATGAGTAACTCTAAAGCCTTATCGGGGTCACCCATTCGACCAGAAGCATTTATACGCGGAGCAAGCCCGAAACCGACCTGTCCTGCTCCAATGGCTGCAAACATATCATAGCCGCTGACCACTTTCAGTGCAGCCAATCCTGGGCGTCTTGCATCCTTTAACAGTAATAGACCGTTCTTAACCAGAATACGATTCTGTCCCTGTAACTCTACAACATCAGCGATAGTACCAAGAGCAACAAAATCGAGATAAACCCGCATGTCTACAGGCTCACCGGGAAGAAGCCTGTTGAGCTGCGCCATCAGCATAAAAGCAACACCGACTCCTGCAAGAGTTTCACAGGGACAATTCTCAAACTTCTTACCGCTATATTCAGTTAATCGGGGATTACAGACAGCAGCAGCCGGCGGAAGAGATTCTCCGGGAAGATGATGGTCTGACACGACTACAGTCAATCCCATTTCATTAGCGGCAGAAATCTCGGCATTATTGGTTATTCCGCAGTCAACGGTAAGCAGGAGTTCAACTCCAGAGTCACGCAGCTTTTGCAGACCGTCAATATTAAGCCCGTAACCCTCTTCAAGGCGGTTAGGCAGGTGATGAGAAGACTCGAAGCCACGATCTTTAAGAAAAGATTTTACAACTGCTGTAGAAGTAACTCCATCGACATCGTAGTCACCCCAAATTGCGAAGTTTTTACCTTGAGATATTCCATCAGCCAAAACAGCTGCGGCTTCTTCCAGACCGGGAATTTCAACAGGTCTGCATAGATTGCGCAACCCCGGAGAAAGAAAAAGATCCATTTCCTTGCGGGACTGAAAACCTCTGTGCCACAAAATCTCAGCAAGCAACTCAGTTACACCGAGCTCAGCAGCAATCGAAGAGATTGAAGATGGTAATTCGTCTTCACTTCTCTGCTTCCATATTTTAGGCAATTGGATCTCCGTAGGTTAAAGGCAAAAAAAGCGGAAAACAAATATCTAGATCAGCAACAGATATCGTTAATTTTAAAGACCTTGCAACACATCTGGAAAGACTGAAAGCTAATCGCCAGCAGATATGAATCCATTGTTTTTTAAAAAATCCATAAAAAGGCAGGCTTCTTCCAAATGAGCATCCAACTCCAGCGCTTTGTTGAGATAATTGATACAGCAACCAACATCCCCGTTTTCATAGTATGCACGAGCAATGTTCAAAAATAAATTCTCATCATTGCTACTGATTTCTTCAGCTTTATGGTAATATTTCAGAGCTTGTGAATACATCTTATTCTTACGTAAACTGATACCGAATTCGTTGAAAAGATGTTTCTGTTCAGGTTCAAAGGCAGCTTTTATTTTGACAAGTCTATTAAAAACATCATTAGCCTTATCAACTTCAC includes:
- a CDS encoding SDR family NAD(P)-dependent oxidoreductase, producing MKAIITGGNRGIGLEISKRLIALGYEVHVLSRSGISTPPEGLFSWAADVSDYEQTIQIADKIGPVNILINNAGIMNAKTASDYNQDEILHILNVNLITSVRLSVRLAEQMANNGGGRIVSMGSIAGEIGHPDIWYGISKAGITNAMRSIARAFGLKGVIANSVAPGPIDTAMMKNIPQDRKDRLKAATIRQRFCTAEEVAKTVCWLATDAPECINGEVIDLNNGTNYR
- a CDS encoding DUF4242 domain-containing protein, translated to MPKFVIEREIPNAGDLTPQDLQGISQKSCGVLKDLGPQIQWVQSYVTDNKIYCIYIAPDEATVREHAEKGGFPANSVAEIRSTIDPTTAE
- the recJ gene encoding single-stranded-DNA-specific exonuclease RecJ, whose amino-acid sequence is MPKIWKQRSEDELPSSISSIAAELGVTELLAEILWHRGFQSRKEMDLFLSPGLRNLCRPVEIPGLEEAAAVLADGISQGKNFAIWGDYDVDGVTSTAVVKSFLKDRGFESSHHLPNRLEEGYGLNIDGLQKLRDSGVELLLTVDCGITNNAEISAANEMGLTVVVSDHHLPGESLPPAAAVCNPRLTEYSGKKFENCPCETLAGVGVAFMLMAQLNRLLPGEPVDMRVYLDFVALGTIADVVELQGQNRILVKNGLLLLKDARRPGLAALKVVSGYDMFAAIGAGQVGFGLAPRINASGRMGDPDKALELLMCEDMETARPIAKVLDTLNSERRAEEDRILAEALAQAEEQIKKHNRAGLVLFSPGWHPGIIGIVASRVVEKFYRPTVMLCEDEGIIKGSARSIKEFHIHEALTGMSELFLNFGGHKLAAGMSFNASHFKDFRERFDQSVIDAVGTEPLKSTIKVDKELPLENIDYVLLKELELMQPFGMGNPEPIFTTPPVEVMERRPIGKDHVKLTIADTEKTRKMPAKAWRMAEQLGSELIGATMRFAFSPKIDKFNGIPTIELTIKDYTRRLK
- a CDS encoding tetratricopeptide repeat protein codes for the protein MQKKYYFIQELENGTLEVQDLNENNLPSGSKLAVERELFLENYHPEPEFYAEKVLPGLRMQSDRIKRGETHRRNNEVYSAEHEFTEAISIDEYNVKANFGLGLTYLDRGEVDKANDVFNRLVKIKAAFEPEQKHLFNEFGISLRKNKMYSQALKYYHKAEEISSNDENLFLNIARAYYENGDVGCCINYLNKALELDAHLEEACLFMDFLKNNGFISAGD